The proteins below come from a single Alligator mississippiensis isolate rAllMis1 chromosome 2, rAllMis1, whole genome shotgun sequence genomic window:
- the GSKIP gene encoding GSK3B-interacting protein, whose protein sequence is MEMDPVELSNNAEFEEDPEYKDFEGTDVKDMRLEAEAVVNDVLFAVSNMFVSKNLPCAEDVAYINVETRERNRYCLELTDAGLRVVGYAFDQADDNLQTPYHETIYSLLDTLSPAYREAFGNALLQRLEALKKDGQS, encoded by the exons ATGGAGATGGATCCCGTGGAGCTGTCCAACAATGCAGAGTTTGAAGAGGATCCTGAATATAAGGACTTTGAAGGAACTGATGTGAAGGATATGAGACTAGAGGCAGAAGCTGTTGTGAATGATGTACTGTTTGCTGTCAGCAACATGTTTGTGTCAAAAAACCTTCCCTGTGCAGAGGATGTGGCATATATCAATGTGGAAACCAGGGAAAGGAACAGGTATTGCCTGGAGCTCACAGACGCAGGACTTAGG GTGGTGGGTTATGCTTTTGACCAGGCTGATGATAATTTACAAACTCCATACCATGAGACTATCTACTCTTTATTGGACACTCTTAGCCCAGCATATCGTGAAGCTTTTGGAAATGCACTTCTACAAAGACTGGAAGCTTTGAAAAAGGATGGGCAATCATGA